A single genomic interval of Nocardia bhagyanarayanae harbors:
- a CDS encoding alpha/beta hydrolase → MTDLRSTPELDAAETFSFRTADGVDLRLRRVGPVDAPAVLLVHGHGVSSEMFALPEIRNITDVLADAGYQSWLLDWRGSCRLPYNESGSPYTFDDVALYDIPEAVARIRDRIGERPLFVVAHCIGALALSLSMTAGLLPGLAGVVAQGVFLTPKVSTSARVRVLLGSELLGSRVSHIESDFRKVGLWSRRTLLYAALSRKGDCPDPTCRMVHHGWGMGAKLFEHDHLDPRTHNRLAELFGAIPLSVLPHLRQMELAHAVVRWNVDDDRYAALPENALDHADRIDCPVLLLSGSRNEAWLDSNKLCCEVLSARNPGLDVRYTEIPSYGHLDTFIGRGAALDVFGHIVDFLDETSARSA, encoded by the coding sequence ATGACCGACCTTCGCTCGACACCGGAACTCGACGCCGCAGAGACGTTTTCCTTCCGTACCGCCGACGGCGTCGACCTGAGATTGCGCCGAGTGGGACCGGTCGACGCGCCCGCGGTGCTGCTGGTGCACGGGCACGGGGTGTCGTCGGAGATGTTCGCGCTGCCCGAGATTCGCAATATCACCGATGTACTGGCCGACGCGGGTTACCAGTCGTGGCTGCTCGACTGGCGTGGCAGCTGCCGCCTGCCCTACAACGAATCCGGTTCGCCCTACACCTTCGACGATGTCGCGCTCTACGACATACCGGAGGCGGTCGCGCGGATCAGGGACCGGATCGGAGAGCGTCCGCTGTTCGTGGTCGCGCACTGCATCGGCGCGCTGGCCCTCTCGCTGAGCATGACGGCCGGACTGCTGCCGGGTCTGGCGGGCGTCGTCGCGCAGGGCGTCTTCCTGACACCGAAGGTCAGCACGTCGGCTCGGGTGCGCGTGTTGCTCGGCAGTGAATTGCTCGGTTCGCGCGTCAGCCACATCGAATCCGACTTCCGCAAGGTCGGGCTCTGGTCCCGGCGCACCCTGCTGTACGCCGCGCTGTCGCGCAAAGGCGACTGCCCCGACCCCACCTGCCGAATGGTGCACCACGGCTGGGGTATGGGCGCCAAGCTGTTCGAGCACGACCACCTGGACCCGCGCACACACAACCGGCTGGCCGAATTGTTCGGCGCGATACCGCTTTCGGTGCTGCCGCATCTGCGCCAGATGGAATTGGCGCACGCCGTGGTCCGATGGAACGTCGACGACGACCGCTACGCCGCGCTGCCGGAGAACGCTCTCGATCACGCCGACCGCATCGACTGTCCGGTGTTGCTGCTGTCCGGCAGCCGCAACGAGGCGTGGCTCGATTCCAACAAGCTGTGCTGCGAGGTGCTTTCGGCGCGCAACCCGGGACTCGACGTCCGCTACACCGAGATTCCCTCCTACGGGCACCTGGACACGTTCATCGGCCGCGGCGCCGCGCTGGACGTGTTCGGGCACATCGTCGACTTCCTCGACGAGACCTCAGCTCGGTCGGCGTAG
- a CDS encoding Gfo/Idh/MocA family protein: MVTEDTRLRIGILGAARIAPAAIVQPAGRNPEVVITAVAARDRSRAELFARKHGIPRSYDSYQALIDAPDLDAVYIPLPNGLHGRWTRAAVQAGKHVLCEKPFTANADEAREIADLADASDRVVMEAFHYRYHPLVSAAEKIIASGELGTLLRVEAALCFPLPKFSDIRYDYDLAGGALMDAGCYAVHMARVLGGENPEVEAAQAKLRGVDIDRAMTAQLRFPSGHTGHIRCSMWSADVLRVGATVIGEHGRMRLINPVLPHLGHLLTVRSESGRRVRRFGNRPSYDYQLDAFASAVLRGEPVPTSPDDAVQTMTVIDAIYQSAGLPLRRPS, encoded by the coding sequence CTGGTGACCGAAGACACGCGGCTCCGGATCGGGATTCTCGGGGCTGCCCGCATCGCGCCGGCGGCCATCGTCCAACCGGCCGGGCGCAACCCGGAGGTCGTCATCACGGCGGTGGCCGCACGGGATCGGTCGCGAGCGGAGCTGTTCGCCCGCAAGCACGGCATCCCGCGCAGCTACGACAGCTACCAGGCGCTGATCGACGCCCCCGATCTGGACGCGGTCTACATCCCGCTGCCCAACGGCTTGCACGGCCGTTGGACCCGCGCCGCCGTCCAAGCCGGCAAGCATGTGCTGTGCGAGAAGCCGTTCACCGCCAACGCTGACGAAGCGCGCGAGATCGCCGATCTGGCGGACGCTTCCGATCGCGTGGTCATGGAAGCGTTCCACTATCGCTATCACCCGCTCGTCTCGGCCGCCGAGAAGATCATCGCCTCCGGCGAATTGGGAACGCTGCTGCGTGTGGAAGCCGCGCTGTGCTTCCCCCTGCCGAAGTTCTCCGACATCCGCTACGACTACGACCTCGCGGGCGGCGCCCTGATGGACGCGGGCTGCTACGCCGTGCACATGGCTCGCGTGCTCGGCGGCGAGAACCCGGAAGTGGAAGCGGCGCAGGCGAAGTTGCGCGGTGTCGACATCGACCGGGCGATGACTGCCCAACTGCGCTTCCCGTCGGGACACACCGGCCACATCCGGTGCTCGATGTGGTCGGCCGACGTGCTGCGCGTCGGCGCAACCGTCATCGGTGAACACGGCCGGATGCGACTGATCAATCCCGTGCTCCCGCACCTGGGACATCTGCTCACGGTCCGCTCGGAGAGCGGCAGACGGGTGCGGCGCTTCGGCAATCGGCCCTCCTACGACTACCAACTCGACGCCTTCGCGTCCGCCGTGCTGCGCGGCGAGCCGGTGCCGACCTCGCCGGACGACGCCGTGCAGACCATGACCGTCATCGATGCCATCTACCAGTCCGCGGGCTTGCCGCTACGCCGACCGAGCTGA
- a CDS encoding thioester reductase domain-containing protein — translation MPQVEPAPAALLTDAVARPTDTDAVVEAVTALANRFTETTIDPDTDFFDAGGTSIAAVEFVAALARELDIHLDLDTVFFDARPRRLAHRWLADHPKAAPPPDTEDDADTDDLAQLFADLAGADRLPLVAPPERVAPRRILLTGATGFLGSHLLLDLLRHSEAHVVCLVRAADDQAAAERLEHAVRRFMLPWSREVLRRVTPLAGDLREPRLGLSDERWETLAAEVDSIVNAGAAVDFLRGYPSLRRTNVLGPLTLAELAGTGKPKPLHHISSLAVFNGADATVLGEDDPTANVAALPIGYDRSKWAAEAMLRRAGEHGLVVTVLRPGGIGSHPETGAHNPRDLNAGITAALMRFRTAPGFRYLNAAPVDWVSRVAAEIVGTPSAWGHTYHLTAAPTSLDRIVAETTLGGIGIRVQHWEQWCDDVVRRIREEPVPELESLAQVLQSPVARRQLAAMVTAPPASAARTEAFVSANGLPAPATPGPAARGRMLAAMTGLGPQTDEQPYLRFNETLTGMIGPIGEPADIPCDLRLTLSVASSAQVFTARTLDVTGELTCAGVHDEPLTVEGAATVRPHDGLPLRHEARHPIMHYRLTLRDASGGEWWLEGYKFAAARRRLVRQLGTQVIELGRAGEPASYTGEVAVPMHTYLPDQIDGIQIDPRLSERQRRLAKMLWLSWFGGQLGKSLVEPILRVGTDLLDLRRAMRKEHRR, via the coding sequence GTGCCGCAGGTCGAACCCGCACCCGCCGCACTGCTGACGGACGCTGTCGCGCGGCCCACGGACACCGACGCGGTGGTCGAGGCGGTGACCGCCCTGGCGAACCGCTTCACCGAAACAACCATCGACCCCGACACCGACTTCTTCGACGCGGGCGGCACCTCCATCGCGGCGGTGGAATTCGTCGCCGCGCTGGCGCGCGAGCTGGATATCCATCTGGATCTCGACACGGTCTTCTTCGACGCGCGTCCGCGCAGGCTGGCGCACCGCTGGCTGGCCGACCATCCGAAAGCCGCGCCCCCGCCGGACACGGAAGACGACGCCGATACCGACGATCTGGCCCAGCTCTTCGCCGATCTCGCGGGCGCCGACCGACTCCCGCTCGTGGCGCCGCCGGAGCGGGTCGCGCCGCGCCGCATCCTGCTGACCGGCGCGACCGGCTTCCTCGGCAGTCACCTGCTGCTGGATCTCTTGCGGCACAGCGAGGCCCACGTGGTGTGCCTGGTTCGCGCCGCCGACGATCAGGCCGCCGCCGAACGGCTGGAGCACGCCGTGCGGCGCTTCATGCTGCCCTGGTCGCGGGAGGTGCTGCGGCGCGTGACACCACTGGCCGGGGATCTGCGCGAACCGCGACTCGGCCTCTCCGACGAGCGCTGGGAAACCCTGGCCGCCGAGGTGGATTCGATCGTCAACGCCGGGGCGGCGGTGGACTTCCTGCGCGGCTACCCGTCTCTGCGCCGGACCAACGTCCTCGGCCCGCTGACCCTCGCCGAATTGGCCGGCACCGGCAAACCGAAACCGCTGCACCACATCTCCTCGTTAGCGGTGTTCAACGGAGCCGACGCCACCGTGTTGGGCGAGGACGACCCGACCGCCAACGTCGCCGCGCTGCCCATCGGGTACGACCGGTCGAAATGGGCCGCCGAGGCAATGCTGCGGCGGGCGGGCGAACACGGGCTCGTGGTGACCGTCCTCCGGCCGGGCGGCATCGGCAGCCACCCGGAGACCGGAGCGCACAATCCGCGCGACCTCAACGCCGGGATCACCGCGGCGCTGATGCGGTTTCGCACCGCGCCGGGATTCCGGTACCTCAATGCCGCCCCGGTGGACTGGGTCAGCCGGGTGGCCGCCGAGATCGTCGGCACGCCGAGCGCCTGGGGGCACACCTATCACCTCACGGCGGCGCCCACCTCGCTCGATCGTATCGTCGCCGAAACGACGTTGGGCGGCATCGGCATTCGCGTGCAGCACTGGGAACAGTGGTGCGACGACGTCGTCCGCCGGATCAGGGAGGAACCGGTACCGGAGCTGGAATCGCTGGCGCAGGTGTTGCAGAGTCCGGTCGCCCGTCGGCAGCTGGCGGCGATGGTCACCGCGCCGCCAGCGTCGGCCGCACGCACCGAGGCCTTCGTATCCGCCAACGGCCTGCCCGCACCCGCCACGCCCGGGCCGGCGGCGCGCGGCCGGATGCTCGCGGCCATGACGGGGCTCGGGCCGCAGACGGACGAACAGCCCTACCTGCGGTTCAACGAGACGCTCACCGGGATGATCGGCCCGATCGGCGAGCCCGCCGACATCCCCTGCGATCTGCGCCTGACCCTGTCCGTCGCGAGCAGCGCGCAGGTGTTCACCGCGCGCACACTCGACGTCACCGGCGAACTCACCTGCGCTGGTGTGCACGACGAGCCGCTCACCGTCGAGGGCGCCGCGACGGTGCGCCCGCACGACGGACTACCGCTCCGCCACGAAGCGCGGCATCCGATCATGCATTACCGCCTCACGCTGCGCGATGCGTCCGGCGGCGAGTGGTGGCTGGAGGGATACAAGTTCGCCGCGGCGCGGCGACGCCTCGTGCGACAGCTCGGCACACAGGTGATCGAACTCGGCCGCGCCGGAGAGCCCGCGTCCTACACCGGCGAGGTCGCCGTGCCGATGCACACCTACCTGCCCGACCAGATCGACGGCATTCAGATCGATCCACGACTATCCGAACGGCAACGGCGCCTGGCGAAGATGCTGTGGCTCAGCTGGTTCGGCGGACAGCTCGGCAAGAGCCTGGTCGAACCCATCCTGCGGGTCGGGACCGATCTGCTCGATCTGCGCCGAGCCATGCGTAAGGAGCACCGCCGATGA